From the genome of Desulfovibrio gilichinskyi, one region includes:
- a CDS encoding AsmA family protein, whose amino-acid sequence MSKPVKIIGIVAASLVVVIVAAMVLATILIDPNDYKDEISKAVLDKTGRQLTFDGDIKLSVFPWVGVTTAGVSLSNAPGFSEKNMLSLKSADVSVKLLPLLSGEVQLRSVDIEDLVLNLMRNKAGVTNWADLTGKETVKNSGEKVAESSADGAKSDLNITLGGLKVENAKIVWDDRKENVRQAVDDCDISIDGFVPGKPFNFKVHVLLSSTKPEIVADTNTSGTATLSSDFKALAIKDLKVLVDAKGAAVPGGKGQVSLSGGAALNLVAGTADISNLVLETYGMKAEGTFKGSGIGSDKLKFTGDLNIPGFNLKSTLEQMAMGVKTSSDSALTAVGLNLSLDGTAKSVAISNLLVNLDETTLKGAASFANPDRPDITLALDVDKLNIDSYLPPSESGKSAKVETKETSGVKSEGKEELFPVEFLRKLTLKADLSVKQLIAGKANLTDVIIVARAKDGILNIKPLSLNAAKGAFTSAAVLNVAGNVPTMTFAGALTGLDGEALSQEMTGKDSFSGKMGFNTNLASKGNDIKTIIANLDGNLGFKVMDGYVSGFDILFLAGDAFSILTGGVIGSRNNNRTEFGEVSATAKINNGVAVNDDLVLKSPLLRGDGAGKMDLNKMILDYALDTKIVGSFEGQGGKSSKDLVGLTVPINITGPVADPSIMVDLPKFAIVLAKSGFSIVGNVLKGVGGALEGFEKTLTGKGAQKGTADPDKNPVKEIGNAIKGLF is encoded by the coding sequence GTGAGTAAGCCGGTAAAAATAATCGGGATTGTTGCAGCAAGTTTAGTTGTTGTGATTGTCGCAGCTATGGTTCTTGCTACAATTTTAATTGATCCAAATGACTATAAAGATGAAATTTCTAAAGCTGTGCTCGACAAAACAGGTCGGCAGCTAACTTTTGATGGAGATATTAAACTTTCTGTTTTTCCCTGGGTCGGAGTCACTACGGCCGGAGTTAGTCTGTCTAATGCGCCGGGGTTTTCTGAAAAAAACATGCTCAGTCTTAAATCTGCGGATGTAAGTGTTAAGTTGCTTCCTCTTCTTTCGGGGGAGGTGCAGTTGCGATCTGTTGATATTGAAGATCTTGTTTTGAATCTTATGCGTAATAAAGCCGGAGTGACTAACTGGGCTGACCTGACAGGCAAAGAGACTGTAAAGAACAGCGGCGAAAAAGTAGCTGAATCATCAGCAGATGGCGCGAAAAGTGATTTGAATATTACTTTGGGCGGGCTTAAAGTTGAAAATGCTAAAATCGTGTGGGACGACCGCAAAGAGAATGTCAGGCAAGCCGTTGACGATTGTGATATCAGTATAGACGGATTTGTCCCCGGTAAACCGTTTAATTTTAAAGTACACGTTCTTCTTTCTTCCACAAAGCCTGAGATTGTGGCGGATACCAACACGTCAGGAACAGCAACGCTGTCTTCTGACTTTAAAGCTTTAGCTATTAAAGATCTTAAAGTTCTTGTGGATGCCAAAGGCGCAGCTGTTCCGGGTGGAAAAGGTCAGGTGTCGCTTTCAGGTGGTGCCGCTCTCAACCTTGTTGCAGGAACTGCGGATATTTCGAACCTTGTTCTTGAAACTTACGGCATGAAAGCCGAAGGAACCTTTAAAGGATCCGGCATCGGCAGCGACAAGCTCAAGTTTACCGGAGATCTTAATATCCCGGGATTCAACCTGAAGAGTACTCTTGAGCAGATGGCTATGGGAGTTAAAACTTCCAGTGATTCAGCTTTAACGGCCGTGGGCCTTAATCTGTCTCTGGATGGAACGGCAAAGTCCGTTGCTATTTCAAATTTATTGGTCAATCTGGATGAAACAACTCTTAAGGGAGCAGCCTCATTTGCCAACCCAGACCGTCCTGATATCACGTTAGCCTTAGATGTAGATAAGCTTAATATTGATAGCTATCTGCCACCATCCGAATCCGGTAAATCTGCCAAAGTAGAAACGAAAGAGACGAGTGGAGTGAAATCTGAAGGAAAAGAGGAATTATTTCCTGTTGAATTTTTACGTAAGCTGACTTTGAAAGCTGATCTCAGTGTTAAGCAGCTGATTGCCGGAAAGGCTAATTTAACAGATGTTATTATTGTTGCCAGAGCTAAAGATGGAATCCTGAATATTAAACCATTGTCACTTAATGCAGCAAAAGGTGCTTTTACCTCTGCAGCAGTTTTAAATGTCGCAGGCAATGTTCCGACAATGACATTTGCCGGGGCTCTTACCGGACTTGATGGAGAGGCTTTATCTCAAGAAATGACAGGTAAAGACAGCTTTTCCGGTAAGATGGGTTTTAATACCAACCTTGCAAGCAAAGGGAACGATATTAAAACGATTATTGCTAATCTCGATGGAAATCTAGGGTTCAAAGTTATGGACGGGTATGTATCCGGATTTGATATTCTGTTTTTAGCAGGAGATGCATTCTCAATTCTCACAGGTGGAGTAATTGGAAGTAGAAATAATAACAGAACAGAATTTGGAGAAGTTTCGGCAACTGCAAAGATCAATAACGGTGTTGCTGTTAATGATGATTTGGTTCTTAAGTCGCCTTTACTACGCGGAGACGGGGCAGGTAAAATGGATCTGAATAAGATGATCTTAGATTATGCGCTTGATACGAAAATTGTAGGATCTTTTGAGGGTCAAGGTGGTAAAAGCAGTAAAGATCTTGTCGGTCTGACTGTTCCGATTAATATTACCGGCCCTGTTGCAGATCCTTCTATTATGGTTGACTTGCCAAAGTTTGCAATTGTTCTTGCAAAGTCCGGTTTCAGTATTGTTGGAAATGTTCTTAAAGGAGTCGGCGGAGCGCTTGAAGGTTTTGAGAAGACTCTTACCGGTAAGGGCGCTCAAAAAGGTACAGCTGATCCTGACAAAAATCCTGTAAAAGAAATCGGCAATGCCATAAAAGGTTTATTTTAA